In one window of Rhizobium glycinendophyticum DNA:
- a CDS encoding alpha-galactosidase, producing the protein MSEIITIDSGQLALSLRLPELGMPEILSFGAEPVSADPLFEIERSSRVNGMDIAVPSAVLLPTGGMGFFGWPAISGHRGGRDFVAQFGGWTVRRNSNRTVLTGVDAVACLSLAITLTAHASGLISMATTLTNTGHEDYQLDRCMSGTFLAPAGDVQVMSFTGIWGREFQTRRELLGNGTWIQENRRGRTSHDRFPMLFIESETQIFGVTLGFSGNHQIVIDRTDDGRRLVHLGELFEPGEIILGPGESYQSPIAYAGADTEDFHAFVREELTTWPSGTMSPRPVTLNTWEGNYFDHQMDSLKAQATAAAELGIERFVLDDGWFGKRDNDTTSLGDWDIDPRKYPSGLKPLVDHVTGLGMQFGIWFEPEMVNPVSELYKEHPDWALTIEGRPILESRTQLVLDVSRPDVSDYLFGKIDAVLSNHAVSYIKWDMNRDLTHAAGRDGKPKIAAQTRAVYALMDRVRAAHPDVEIESCASGGGRIDYGALARTHRVWTSDCTDALERLEIQRGASVFVPPEILGSHISASPNHQTGRRHSLSFRAIIALAYHLGVELNPLELTDEERSELKVYIETYKRLRDLFHAPGASFRIEPLDGRYVWGASSDERIVVIVAQGPQMVGEQPVPLRLPDSVTQIGGQWTIAKILPVEPSFIRISEGQKRLLSGNVSFDLNNAGLSGLPLPMLQPESALLLELIPSKGDKTHG; encoded by the coding sequence ATGAGCGAGATTATTACCATCGATTCTGGCCAACTGGCGCTCAGCCTGCGTCTGCCGGAACTCGGCATGCCGGAAATCCTGTCTTTCGGTGCCGAGCCTGTTTCTGCCGATCCGCTGTTCGAGATCGAGCGCTCCAGCCGCGTCAATGGGATGGATATCGCTGTTCCATCTGCGGTTCTCCTGCCCACGGGCGGCATGGGCTTCTTCGGCTGGCCGGCGATATCAGGACATCGTGGCGGCCGTGATTTCGTCGCGCAGTTCGGCGGTTGGACTGTTAGGCGCAATAGTAACCGTACGGTTCTGACTGGCGTGGACGCCGTCGCCTGTCTCTCGCTTGCAATTACGCTGACCGCCCACGCGTCGGGCCTCATATCCATGGCCACCACGCTTACCAATACCGGGCATGAAGACTACCAGCTCGACCGCTGCATGTCGGGGACCTTCCTGGCGCCTGCAGGTGACGTGCAGGTGATGAGCTTTACCGGCATATGGGGCCGCGAATTTCAGACGCGGCGCGAGCTTCTGGGCAATGGCACCTGGATCCAGGAGAACCGCCGCGGCCGCACCTCGCACGATCGCTTCCCGATGCTATTCATCGAAAGCGAAACCCAGATCTTCGGGGTGACCCTCGGCTTCAGCGGCAACCATCAGATCGTCATCGACCGCACCGACGACGGTCGTCGTCTGGTTCATCTCGGTGAGCTGTTCGAACCCGGTGAGATCATCCTTGGGCCCGGCGAAAGCTATCAGAGCCCGATCGCCTATGCCGGTGCCGACACGGAGGACTTCCATGCCTTCGTCCGCGAAGAACTGACGACATGGCCAAGCGGGACCATGAGCCCGCGCCCGGTGACACTCAATACCTGGGAAGGCAATTACTTCGACCATCAGATGGATTCTCTGAAGGCTCAGGCTACGGCTGCTGCCGAACTCGGCATCGAGCGCTTCGTGCTCGACGACGGTTGGTTCGGCAAGCGTGACAACGACACGACGAGCCTCGGCGACTGGGATATCGACCCGCGCAAATACCCCAGCGGCTTGAAGCCACTGGTTGATCACGTCACCGGTCTCGGTATGCAGTTTGGCATCTGGTTCGAGCCGGAAATGGTCAACCCTGTTTCTGAACTCTACAAGGAACATCCGGACTGGGCGTTGACGATTGAGGGCCGTCCGATTCTGGAATCACGCACCCAACTGGTGCTAGACGTTTCGCGTCCTGACGTGTCCGATTACCTGTTCGGCAAGATCGACGCCGTACTCTCCAACCACGCGGTGTCCTACATCAAATGGGACATGAACCGAGACCTTACGCATGCGGCTGGTCGCGACGGAAAGCCAAAGATTGCGGCCCAGACGCGAGCTGTCTACGCGCTCATGGACCGCGTTCGCGCCGCCCATCCCGATGTCGAGATTGAAAGCTGCGCTTCCGGTGGTGGGCGTATCGACTACGGCGCTCTTGCCCGCACCCATCGCGTGTGGACGTCGGATTGCACCGATGCCTTGGAGCGGCTGGAAATCCAGCGCGGCGCGTCCGTCTTCGTGCCGCCGGAAATCCTCGGCAGCCATATTTCCGCGTCCCCTAATCACCAGACGGGTCGGCGTCACAGCCTCTCCTTCCGGGCCATCATTGCGCTCGCCTACCATCTCGGTGTCGAGCTAAACCCACTCGAACTGACGGATGAAGAACGCTCCGAACTGAAGGTCTATATCGAGACCTACAAACGCCTGCGTGACCTTTTCCATGCACCGGGTGCAAGCTTCCGCATTGAGCCGCTCGATGGGCGTTACGTCTGGGGTGCGTCCAGTGACGAGCGCATCGTGGTGATCGTGGCGCAGGGGCCGCAGATGGTTGGTGAACAGCCGGTGCCGTTGAGGTTGCCGGACAGCGTCACGCAGATTGGTGGCCAGTGGACGATCGCCAAGATCCTCCCCGTCGAACCAAGCTTCATCCGAATCTCCGAGGGGCAGAAGAGGCTACTGTCGGGCAATGTCAGTTTCGATCTGAACAATGCCGGGCTATCTGGCCTGCCGCTACCGATGTTGCAGCCGGAAAGCGCCCTTCTCCTCGAACTCATTCCTTCAAAGGGAGACAAGACCCATGGCTGA
- a CDS encoding ABC transporter ATP-binding protein, with the protein MADVSLRGVKKQFGSLSVIKGVDLDVKDGEFCVFVGPSGCGKSTLLRMIAGLEDITSGGLSIGGKDMTSVGPSERGVAMVFQSYALYPHMTVEDNIGFGLKMTGHPKAEIAQRTAVAAKLLQLEPLLQRKPGQLSGGQRQRVAIGRAIVRNPEVFLFDEPLSNLDAALRVQMRTELSKLHQDLKATMIYVTHDQVEAMTMADKIVVLSAGKIEQVGSPLELYHRPNNLFVAGFIGSPKMNFLKVKVSSIDGGGAVVSLPGASISLPTGGRTVTSGEMTFGLRPEHVDATGKGDVVIEATVRYAEYLGSETLFFVTLADGSELAVKADGLATERPGDTLKLGINAKACHLFDKDGMAVVNGDLTR; encoded by the coding sequence ATGGCTGACGTGAGCCTTCGCGGCGTCAAGAAACAGTTCGGCTCCTTGAGCGTCATCAAGGGCGTCGACCTCGATGTCAAGGACGGCGAGTTCTGCGTGTTTGTCGGCCCGTCGGGCTGCGGCAAGTCCACGCTGCTCCGCATGATTGCGGGCCTTGAGGACATCACCTCGGGCGGACTTTCGATCGGTGGCAAGGACATGACCAGTGTCGGTCCGTCGGAGCGCGGTGTCGCCATGGTCTTCCAGTCCTATGCGCTTTACCCTCATATGACGGTCGAGGATAACATCGGTTTCGGTCTGAAGATGACCGGGCATCCAAAGGCGGAGATTGCCCAACGCACTGCGGTTGCCGCCAAACTGCTGCAGCTAGAACCGCTTCTCCAACGCAAGCCAGGCCAGCTCTCCGGCGGTCAGCGTCAGCGTGTCGCCATCGGTCGCGCCATCGTGCGCAATCCGGAAGTGTTCCTGTTCGACGAACCGCTGTCCAACCTCGATGCGGCGCTTCGCGTCCAGATGCGCACGGAACTTTCCAAGCTGCATCAAGACCTCAAGGCCACGATGATCTACGTTACCCATGATCAGGTCGAGGCCATGACCATGGCCGACAAGATCGTGGTGTTGTCGGCGGGAAAGATCGAGCAGGTGGGTTCGCCGCTCGAACTTTACCACCGGCCAAACAACCTGTTTGTTGCGGGTTTTATAGGCTCTCCGAAGATGAATTTCCTGAAGGTTAAGGTCTCTTCTATCGATGGCGGAGGAGCGGTCGTCTCCCTTCCCGGTGCATCAATCAGCCTTCCGACCGGCGGACGGACCGTGACATCTGGAGAGATGACTTTTGGTTTGCGTCCGGAGCACGTGGACGCGACGGGCAAGGGTGATGTGGTGATCGAGGCCACGGTCCGATACGCCGAATATCTGGGCTCCGAAACGCTATTCTTCGTGACCTTGGCAGACGGCTCAGAGCTGGCCGTCAAGGCTGACGGTCTCGCGACCGAGCGTCCCGGCGACACGCTGAAGCTCGGCATCAATGCCAAGGCCTGCCATCTGTTCGATAAGGACGGCATGGCCGTCGTCAACGGGGATCTCACACGATAA
- a CDS encoding alkaline phosphatase family protein, with the protein MTKVILIVLDGLRYDAARVCLGYLEGLVETGRAAVLKLRCELPAMSRPLYETLLTGRKPVDHGVVSNGVVRRSEGHNLFARCREAGKVTAAAAYHWVSELYLSCPFDRHRDRILIDGTGDITHGLFYWDDDYPDSHLFADAEWLIRAKQPDFLLLHPMNVDDAGHKHGGDSVGYRNAARTQGDLLARHLPGWLAAGYCIIVTADHGMGDDGNHAGPTAAETEVPFYSLGFRLGADAALSQIEIAGLICRLLEIDPGTMPVYVGPLSLD; encoded by the coding sequence ATGACCAAAGTTATTCTCATCGTTCTTGACGGGCTGCGTTACGACGCGGCCCGTGTCTGTCTCGGCTATTTGGAAGGCTTGGTCGAAACGGGCCGTGCGGCGGTTCTTAAACTGAGATGCGAACTGCCGGCGATGTCGCGGCCGCTTTACGAAACGCTTCTGACGGGGCGCAAACCTGTCGATCACGGCGTGGTCAGCAATGGTGTTGTCCGACGCTCCGAGGGCCACAATCTCTTTGCCCGCTGCCGGGAAGCCGGAAAAGTGACAGCTGCAGCCGCCTATCATTGGGTCTCAGAGCTTTATTTGTCATGCCCGTTCGATCGCCACCGTGACCGCATCTTGATCGATGGGACAGGCGACATCACACATGGGCTCTTCTACTGGGACGACGATTATCCCGACAGCCATCTCTTTGCAGATGCTGAGTGGCTTATCCGGGCAAAGCAGCCCGATTTCCTGTTGCTGCACCCGATGAACGTCGATGATGCTGGCCACAAGCATGGCGGAGACAGCGTTGGTTATCGGAATGCGGCGCGAACCCAGGGTGATCTGCTTGCACGCCATCTACCCGGATGGCTGGCTGCGGGCTACTGCATTATTGTCACCGCCGATCACGGCATGGGCGACGACGGCAATCACGCAGGTCCGACGGCAGCAGAGACAGAGGTCCCTTTCTATAGCCTCGGGTTCCGGCTTGGTGCCGATGCGGCCTTGAGCCAGATCGAGATCGCCGGACTTATCTGCCGGCTGCTTGAGATCGATCCCGGCACCATGCCCGTCTATGTCGGCCCGCTTTCGTTAGATTGA
- a CDS encoding SDR family NAD(P)-dependent oxidoreductase, with protein sequence MPDTSVMTSLGGHYRALVLGSSGGIGRAFVERLRSDPACADVIGLSRSDDRFDVTKEESVAAAAARFTEAERRFELVIVATGALVIDGNGPEKTIKAIRADVMAAQFALNAIGPALAIKHFAPLLSNEGKSVFTVLSARVGSIGDNRLGGWISYRSSKAALNQIMRTSAIEISRLRPKSVVVSLHPGSVDTGFSGGFSKGHDRVSPGESVENMLSVLDRLEPAQTGGFFAYDGQPVEW encoded by the coding sequence ATGCCAGACACCTCCGTAATGACATCGCTGGGTGGACACTACCGCGCGCTCGTTCTCGGATCGAGTGGAGGAATAGGTCGAGCCTTTGTCGAGCGCTTACGCTCAGATCCGGCCTGCGCCGACGTCATTGGTCTTTCCCGTAGCGACGATAGATTCGATGTTACGAAGGAAGAAAGTGTTGCTGCGGCAGCGGCCAGGTTCACAGAGGCGGAACGGCGTTTCGAGTTGGTGATCGTCGCAACCGGCGCATTGGTGATCGACGGCAATGGGCCTGAAAAGACGATCAAGGCGATCCGGGCCGATGTGATGGCGGCGCAATTCGCTCTCAATGCCATCGGACCGGCTCTTGCCATCAAGCATTTTGCGCCGCTTCTTTCGAACGAGGGCAAAAGTGTTTTCACCGTGCTGTCGGCGCGCGTCGGGTCGATCGGCGACAACAGGCTCGGCGGATGGATATCCTATCGATCGTCCAAAGCGGCGCTCAACCAGATCATGCGGACCTCCGCGATCGAAATATCGCGTCTTAGGCCAAAGTCTGTCGTGGTGAGCCTCCACCCTGGTTCAGTTGATACCGGTTTTTCGGGCGGCTTTTCCAAGGGCCATGACCGGGTTTCGCCCGGCGAAAGCGTTGAAAATATGCTATCCGTGCTGGATCGCCTCGAGCCCGCACAAACCGGGGGCTTTTTTGCGTACGATGGGCAGCCTGTCGAATGGTGA
- a CDS encoding beta-galactosidase → MLGVCYYPEHWDETRWETDARRMRELGISFVRIGEFAWSRLEPRRGEFDFAWLDRAMDILHAAGLKIVLGTPTATPPKWLVDEHPDIIPYDEQGRPRGFGSRRHYTFSSETWWTESARIVEIVAERYGHHPGLVGWQTDNEYGCHDTTVSWGPEDLKGFKSWLRLRYQSTDQLNEAWGSVFWSMELKSFDEVALPNLTVTEPNPATRLDFWRFHSDQVAAYDKMQCEIIRKHSPERWITHNFMGFVSDFDHFKVGDNLDLASWDSYPIGFVEKFPFSEVERNRWAETSHPDIAPYHHDLYRAVGKGRFWVMEQQPGPVNWAPWNPVPKPGMVRLWTWEALAHGADVVSYFRWRQATFAQEQMHAGLNLAGLDELSPGGLEAQRVAGELAALGPLPVTQQASVALVFDYQSYWTTMIQPQGKDFRYEELCFRWYEGLRRLGLDVDFVRPGASLDGYALVVVPCMTEVTEEARAALEAATGTVLIGARTGSRDRNFVIPSNLPPGPLGYATGNRVIQVSTLRPGLSDKVSGAIAGAGIRWRETLEASGEVLARFHNGDPALTKKGNILYLACWADEALLGSLLSLAAEKAKLETLPVPDYIRIRRRGDLTFAFNYGTENWALPAGSKPVLGGGVLEPQAVAVWRH, encoded by the coding sequence ATGCTGGGCGTCTGCTACTATCCGGAACACTGGGATGAGACCCGGTGGGAAACCGATGCGCGCCGCATGCGCGAACTGGGCATCTCCTTCGTGCGGATCGGCGAGTTCGCCTGGTCACGGCTTGAGCCGCGTCGCGGCGAGTTCGACTTCGCATGGCTCGACCGCGCGATGGACATCCTTCACGCCGCTGGGTTGAAGATCGTGCTCGGCACGCCGACCGCCACGCCGCCGAAGTGGCTGGTGGACGAACATCCTGACATCATTCCCTATGACGAGCAGGGTCGTCCGCGCGGTTTTGGCTCACGTCGCCATTACACATTTTCCTCGGAGACATGGTGGACGGAAAGCGCCCGCATCGTCGAAATCGTCGCCGAACGTTACGGTCATCATCCAGGTCTCGTCGGCTGGCAGACCGATAACGAATATGGCTGCCATGATACGACAGTGTCATGGGGGCCGGAAGATCTGAAAGGCTTCAAGAGCTGGCTGCGGCTCCGCTACCAGTCGACCGATCAGCTGAACGAAGCTTGGGGCTCGGTCTTCTGGTCGATGGAACTCAAGAGCTTCGATGAGGTGGCACTGCCGAACCTGACGGTGACGGAGCCCAATCCGGCCACGCGGCTAGATTTTTGGCGCTTTCATTCGGATCAGGTCGCGGCCTATGACAAGATGCAGTGCGAGATCATCCGCAAGCATTCGCCCGAGCGGTGGATCACCCACAATTTCATGGGCTTTGTCTCCGACTTCGACCACTTCAAGGTCGGCGACAATCTCGATCTCGCTTCCTGGGATAGCTATCCGATCGGTTTCGTGGAAAAGTTTCCTTTCTCGGAGGTCGAGCGCAATCGCTGGGCCGAGACTTCGCATCCCGATATCGCGCCCTATCACCACGATCTCTACCGTGCCGTCGGCAAGGGCCGCTTCTGGGTGATGGAGCAGCAGCCGGGGCCGGTGAACTGGGCGCCGTGGAACCCGGTGCCGAAGCCAGGCATGGTGCGGCTTTGGACTTGGGAGGCGCTTGCGCATGGCGCAGACGTGGTCAGCTATTTCCGCTGGCGTCAGGCGACCTTCGCGCAGGAGCAGATGCATGCCGGCCTGAACTTGGCGGGCCTCGATGAGCTTTCTCCGGGCGGTCTTGAGGCGCAGCGGGTCGCAGGCGAGCTTGCCGCACTTGGACCGCTGCCTGTGACGCAGCAAGCGTCTGTGGCCCTGGTTTTCGACTACCAGAGCTACTGGACGACGATGATCCAGCCGCAGGGTAAGGATTTCCGATACGAGGAATTGTGCTTCCGCTGGTATGAGGGGCTTCGCCGCCTTGGCCTCGACGTCGACTTTGTCCGCCCGGGTGCTTCGCTTGACGGGTACGCGCTCGTGGTCGTGCCCTGCATGACGGAAGTCACCGAAGAGGCTCGTGCAGCACTCGAAGCTGCGACCGGAACAGTGCTGATCGGCGCGCGAACGGGTTCGCGGGATCGAAATTTCGTCATTCCGTCCAACCTGCCGCCCGGGCCGCTCGGGTATGCAACTGGCAACCGGGTCATCCAGGTCTCTACGTTGAGGCCGGGTTTATCGGACAAGGTTTCGGGAGCGATTGCAGGCGCTGGCATTCGCTGGCGTGAAACCCTCGAGGCTTCAGGCGAGGTACTCGCCCGCTTCCACAATGGGGATCCGGCTCTGACCAAGAAGGGTAACATACTTTATCTCGCCTGCTGGGCGGACGAGGCCCTTCTCGGCAGTCTCCTGTCCCTCGCCGCCGAGAAGGCCAAGCTGGAAACGCTTCCGGTGCCCGATTATATCCGCATCCGCCGACGTGGCGACCTGACCTTCGCCTTCAACTACGGTACGGAAAACTGGGCGTTGCCTGCTGGTTCAAAGCCGGTCCTGGGTGGGGGGGTGCTGGAGCCGCAAGCCGTTGCCGTCTGGCGTCACTGA
- a CDS encoding SDR family oxidoreductase, which produces MADYPTPPFDQPKVPMPGQTADMNPRPDHGEKSYKGSGKLTGLKAIITGGDSGIGRAVAIAYAREGADVLISYIDEQTDAEETKRLVEEAGRKAVLVPGDIQNADHCRKIVDTAVDELGGLDILVNNAAHQATFDDITEIPDEEWELTFRVNIHAMFYLTKAAVPHMQKGGSIINTASINSDSPSPHLLAYATTKGAIQNFTAGLAQMLAEKGIRANCVAPGPIWTPLIPSTMPEDSVKNFGKQVPMGRPGQPAELQTAYVMLADPLSSYVSGATIAVTGGKPIL; this is translated from the coding sequence ATGGCAGACTATCCAACCCCGCCGTTCGACCAGCCGAAAGTTCCGATGCCAGGCCAGACCGCCGACATGAACCCGAGGCCCGACCATGGTGAGAAGAGCTACAAGGGTTCCGGCAAGCTCACCGGGTTGAAAGCGATCATTACAGGCGGTGACAGCGGGATTGGACGCGCTGTTGCGATCGCCTATGCGCGCGAAGGTGCGGATGTGTTGATCTCTTATATCGATGAACAGACCGACGCCGAAGAAACCAAGCGCCTGGTCGAGGAGGCGGGACGTAAGGCCGTTCTGGTTCCCGGTGATATCCAGAACGCGGATCATTGCCGAAAGATCGTCGATACGGCTGTCGATGAACTCGGCGGTCTTGACATTCTCGTCAACAATGCCGCGCATCAGGCGACCTTTGATGACATTACCGAGATTCCGGACGAGGAATGGGAACTCACCTTCCGCGTCAATATCCACGCCATGTTCTACCTGACCAAGGCAGCCGTCCCTCACATGCAGAAGGGTGGATCCATCATCAACACGGCGTCCATCAATTCGGATAGCCCGAGCCCGCATCTGCTGGCCTATGCGACCACCAAGGGCGCGATCCAGAACTTCACGGCTGGTCTTGCACAGATGCTGGCGGAAAAGGGCATCCGGGCCAATTGCGTTGCCCCGGGTCCAATCTGGACGCCGCTTATTCCCTCCACGATGCCTGAGGATTCGGTGAAGAACTTCGGCAAGCAGGTGCCGATGGGACGGCCGGGACAGCCGGCAGAATTGCAGACGGCCTATGTCATGCTCGCCGATCCGCTCTCCAGCTATGTATCAGGTGCGACGATTGCAGTGACGGGCGGCAAGCCGATCCTCTGA